CTAAAACAAGTGCCACGGGCGTGGTACAACAAAATTAACTCGTATTTCCTAAAGAACATATTTGAAAGGAGCGAGAGCGAGCCTACATTGTATGTAAAGAAGTAAGGTATGAGTGATTTTCTGGTAGTTTGTCTGTATGTTGATGACATGATTTATACGGGATCATGTAAAACTTTGGCGGCTGAATTTAAATCATGTATGATGAAGGAGTTTGAAATGTCATATTTAGGTATCATGCAATATTTTCTTGGTCTTCAAGTGAAACATGAAGAAGATGGTATTTTTGTTTCACAAAGAAAGTATGCAAAAGATCTTCTGCTTAGGTTTGGTATGCAGAATTGTAAAGTGGCTGCTACACCCATGAATGCAAATGAAAAATTGCAGCTTGAATATGGCATCGATCCTGCTGATCCAAGTTTATTACAGAAGTTTGATTGGAGGTT
Above is a window of Nicotiana tabacum cultivar K326 chromosome 8, ASM71507v2, whole genome shotgun sequence DNA encoding:
- the LOC142163147 gene encoding secreted RxLR effector protein 161-like: MSDFLVVCLYVDDMIYTGSCKTLAAEFKSCMMKEFEMSYLGIMQYFLGLQVKHEEDGIFVSQRKYAKDLLLRFGMQNCKVAATPMNANEKLQLEYGIDPADPSLLQKFDWSPTKQHLGAAKRVLRYVAGTVDFRIWYSKDADFSLIGYSDSDWAGSIDDRKSTSGNVFSFGSGAISWCSEKQNVDALSSSKAEYVIVTSTACWAIWL